Proteins encoded within one genomic window of Geotalea daltonii FRC-32:
- the rsmG gene encoding 16S rRNA (guanine(527)-N(7))-methyltransferase RsmG has translation MNTATREMLECGAADFGLQLSFDQVEKLALYAKELKKWNRKINLTAIKSDEDIVIKHFVDSLVLAKFVKADAMLVDIGSGAGFPCIPLKIIMPALRVTSVDAVEKKIIFQRNVARLIGLAGFEAVHGRAEQLQPDNKADAVVSRAFSDILTFAGMAKGLMKPEGMIIAMKGKEGREEAEHAKGKLEQMGLTVSAVEEFRLPSIGDARSLVFIRSKTG, from the coding sequence GTGAATACGGCAACGAGAGAAATGCTGGAATGCGGGGCGGCGGATTTCGGATTGCAATTGTCTTTCGATCAGGTGGAAAAATTAGCTCTGTACGCGAAAGAACTTAAGAAATGGAACCGGAAAATTAATCTAACTGCTATAAAGTCTGACGAAGATATTGTCATAAAGCATTTTGTCGATTCACTGGTCTTGGCCAAGTTTGTTAAGGCTGATGCCATGCTGGTGGATATTGGTTCCGGTGCTGGTTTTCCCTGCATCCCGCTGAAAATAATAATGCCGGCACTTAGGGTTACTTCAGTTGACGCAGTGGAGAAAAAAATAATCTTTCAGCGCAACGTGGCAAGACTCATTGGATTGGCAGGTTTCGAAGCCGTCCATGGCAGAGCTGAACAGCTGCAACCGGACAACAAAGCCGATGCAGTTGTCTCTCGCGCCTTTTCCGATATCCTTACCTTTGCCGGTATGGCCAAGGGACTTATGAAGCCTGAAGGAATGATCATTGCCATGAAGGGAAAAGAAGGACGCGAGGAAGCGGAACATGCGAAAGGAAAGTTGGAGCAGATGGGTCTGACAGTCAGCGCGGTGGAGGAATTCCGTCTACCATCCATTGGCGATGCCCGCAGCTTAGTTTTTATCAGGAGCAAAACAGGATAA